A window of the Serratia sarumanii genome harbors these coding sequences:
- a CDS encoding toxin-activating lysine-acyltransferase → MSFIKENQQGKSKFSQYESLGFAVNCMLMNKNYSLYHIKTLQLWTQEAINQNQFKILFDHLDNPLGYITWAYLRDETLGRFINDPQFLLHTSEWDEGGTLCILDFCCKPGSAHLCLEHLKTVHPIAERRTVVWRSRRTGKLMTVKK, encoded by the coding sequence GTGAGTTTTATCAAAGAAAACCAGCAGGGTAAAAGTAAGTTCAGTCAATACGAGAGCCTGGGCTTCGCCGTTAACTGTATGCTGATGAATAAAAATTACAGTTTGTACCATATAAAAACGTTGCAGCTATGGACTCAGGAAGCGATTAATCAAAACCAATTCAAAATATTATTCGACCATTTGGATAATCCGTTAGGATATATAACCTGGGCCTACCTGAGAGATGAGACGCTGGGTCGATTTATTAACGATCCGCAGTTTCTTCTCCATACCTCAGAATGGGATGAGGGCGGCACGCTGTGTATTTTAGATTTTTGCTGCAAGCCAGGCAGCGCGCATTTATGTTTGGAACACCTTAAAACAGTTCACCCAATCGCAGAACGTCGCACGGTTGTATGGCGTTCCCGCCGAACGGGCAAACTGATGACGGTAAAAAAATAA
- a CDS encoding MchC protein, translated as MKNLAMLHESLIPFVAKKTGSQLLWHNELSPAEQDELKNEASYLIEENNRHAIFDDGTPLLNDEKVFFAERYGGGAISRNGGGARCGFDGLWQVKGIGANALVGQGAKHVDGELTMTGAVLEALWGNVMAKLLPYGAVPNKAILLTDNPIATLSPASAGDVHNRKALLVREPVVRPAHFCRAPYYHPHDAMQRQPSDIERTEKLIVAAPSFLPRPSEFDAVRWLALPQEERAFYGLCELARRLATQIAYCRTRHLVMMTSPSNCDMAGRLLDFHGVRSVFPAERRDPGRSYIQHNKLNEDAPLLLRGMQDLAFYLAKHQFGPAFLAAAHQGIGAAFSMAYKRACLLDNLGMAGFAPAFLQRLPLTAEWFALGERLQKMFDLAPGVFSRRQGLGQGNAHPAIALLHRLIDSPVRVSAEQQGTTAEEKFSLAFQRLYAKYLQETSADQTAAGLQQVMKQTVTRRLGSRAFMRREVIFQEIAGWRGEVSEISEQLQTYLDRFERQAINVLQ; from the coding sequence ATGAAAAACCTCGCCATGCTTCACGAAAGCTTGATTCCTTTTGTCGCAAAAAAGACAGGTTCTCAATTACTCTGGCACAACGAATTAAGCCCTGCCGAGCAGGACGAACTGAAAAATGAGGCCAGCTATCTCATCGAAGAAAATAATCGTCATGCTATTTTTGATGACGGCACGCCGCTCTTAAACGATGAAAAAGTCTTTTTCGCCGAACGTTATGGCGGCGGGGCTATTTCGCGCAACGGCGGTGGCGCACGCTGTGGCTTTGATGGGCTATGGCAGGTTAAAGGCATCGGAGCCAATGCGTTAGTCGGTCAAGGGGCAAAGCATGTCGATGGCGAGTTGACAATGACCGGCGCAGTATTGGAGGCATTGTGGGGAAACGTCATGGCCAAACTGCTGCCTTATGGCGCCGTGCCCAATAAGGCGATCTTGCTGACCGACAACCCCATCGCCACCCTCTCTCCTGCATCGGCGGGAGATGTCCATAACCGCAAGGCGTTGCTGGTGCGCGAACCCGTCGTGCGCCCTGCACATTTTTGCCGCGCGCCCTACTATCATCCTCATGATGCGATGCAAAGGCAGCCTTCGGATATTGAGCGGACCGAAAAACTCATTGTCGCCGCACCGTCCTTTCTGCCTCGTCCCTCTGAGTTTGACGCTGTGCGCTGGTTGGCATTGCCGCAGGAAGAACGAGCATTCTACGGGCTCTGCGAGCTTGCCCGGCGCCTTGCGACGCAGATAGCTTACTGCCGTACCCGCCATTTGGTGATGATGACCTCACCCTCCAATTGCGATATGGCCGGCAGGCTGCTGGACTTTCATGGTGTTCGCAGCGTTTTTCCCGCAGAACGTCGAGATCCCGGCCGCAGCTACATTCAGCACAACAAACTCAACGAAGACGCCCCTTTGTTGCTGAGAGGCATGCAAGATCTCGCTTTTTATTTAGCCAAGCATCAATTTGGCCCGGCATTTCTCGCGGCAGCGCACCAAGGCATCGGCGCGGCCTTTAGTATGGCCTACAAGCGAGCCTGCCTGCTGGATAATCTCGGTATGGCGGGTTTTGCCCCTGCATTTTTACAACGCCTGCCTCTCACCGCCGAATGGTTCGCCTTAGGCGAACGCTTGCAAAAAATGTTCGATTTGGCTCCCGGCGTCTTTAGCCGTCGACAAGGTCTGGGCCAGGGGAATGCTCATCCGGCGATTGCCCTGTTGCATCGGCTCATCGACTCGCCCGTAAGGGTTTCCGCCGAACAACAGGGTACGACAGCGGAGGAGAAATTTTCTCTGGCATTCCAGCGGTTATACGCGAAGTACCTTCAGGAAACATCAGCGGATCAAACCGCCGCCGGATTACAACAGGTGATGAAGCAGACCGTCACCCGAAGGTTGGGCTCCCGCGCGTTCATGCGCCGTGAAGTGATTTTTCAAGAAATTGCCGGCTGGCGCGGTGAAGTCAGCGAGATCAGCGAACAGTTGCAAACCTATCTGGATCGTTTCGAGCGCCAGGCGATCAACGTATTACAATAA